A genomic stretch from Bos javanicus breed banteng chromosome 3, ARS-OSU_banteng_1.0, whole genome shotgun sequence includes:
- the DEPDC1 gene encoding DEP domain-containing protein 1A isoform X1: MENRDVPPGPYRATKLWNEITTSFRVGMPLRKHRQHFKKYGNCFTAGEAVDWLYDLLRTNSNFGPEVTRQQTIQLLRKFLKNHVIEDIKGKWGTENLDDNSQLFRFPTSSPLKTLPRRHPELRKNNIENFSKDKDSIFKLRNLSRRTPKKHGLHFSQENSEKMNCEIIEEDQENLAENREISQKDVEEVWRYVILIYLQTVLGVSSLEEVINPKQVIPQYIMYNMTNTSKHGVVILQDKSDDLPHWVLSAMKCLANWPRSNDMNNPTYIGFERDVFRTIADYFLDLPEPLLTFEYYELFVNILVVCGYVTVSDRPRGIHKIQDDPQSSKILHLNNLNSFKSTECLLLSLLHKDKTKEESDTTERLQISDQGFQEKYDKKMQLVNFKNRRASANDIIGGSCYNLIGLSRMHVLSSNIKPRCYSLEGIVDLPGSSSKEVSSVFHQSVLNIEGQNNMQSLGSETKQESLMNLHSEEGIQKPFSVGYKRTSTLTIQDQEELYNGKCKPKQLCRSQSLLLRSSTRRNSYINMPVAEIIMKPNLEQGSTSVQTAMEGELGESSTTINKRLCKSTIELSENSLPPASSMLTGTQSLLQPHLERVAIDALQLCCLLLPPPNRRKLQLLMRMISRMSQNVDMPQLHDAMGTRSLMIHTFSRSVLRCAEEVDLDELLAARLVSFLMDHQQEILQVPSYLLAAVEKHLDYLRKGHVCIIKNPGDGVIAPLPTYSYCKQISAQEFDEQKVSTSQAAIAELLENIIKNKSLPLKEKRRKIKQFQKEYPLIYQKRFPTSESEAALFGDKPTIKQPMLFLRKPKFRSLRY; this comes from the exons tgGAATGAAATTACCACATCTTTTCGAGTGGGAATGCCcctaagaaaacataggcaacacTTCAAAAAATATGGCAACTGTTTTACAGCAGGAGAAGCAGTGGACTGGCTTTATGACCTATTAAGAACTAATAGCAATTTTGGTCCTGAAGTTACAAGGCAACAGACTATCCAGCTATTGAGAAAATTTCTTAAGAATCATGTAATTGAAGATATCAAAGGCAAATGGGGGACAGAAAATCTTGATGACAACAGTCAGCTATTCAG ATTTCCTACAAGTTCTCCACTTAAAACTCTTCCACGAAGGCATCCAGAATTGAGAAAAAACAACATAGAGAATTTTTCCAAAGATAaagatagtatttttaaattgcgAAACTTATCTCGAAGAACCCCTAAAAAACATGGACTACATTTCTCTCAg gaaaattcagagaaaatgaaCTGTGAAATAATCGAGGAAGATCAAGAAAATTTAgctgaaaacagagaaataagccagaaagatgTTGAAGAAGTTTGGAGATATGTTATTCTGATCTA CCTGCAAACCGTTCTAGGTGTATCCTCCCTAGAAGAAGTCATAAATCCCAAACAAGTAATTCCTCAgtatataatgtacaacatgaccAATACAAGTAAACACGGAGTAGTTATACTGCAAGACAAATCAG ATGATCTTCCTCACTGGGtactatctgccatgaagtgccTAGCAAATT GGCCAAGAAGTAATGATATGAATAATCCAACTTATATTGGATTTGAGCGAGATGTATTCAGAACAATTGCAGATTATTTTCTAGATCTCCCTGAACCTCTACTTACCTTTGAATATTATGAATTATTTGTGAACATTTTGG TTGTTTGTGGCTACGTCACAGTTTCAGATAGACCCAGAGGGATACATAAAATCCAAGATGATCCACAGTCTTCAAAAATTCTTCATTTAAACAATCTGAATTCCTTCAAATCAACTGAGTGTCTTCTTCTCAGTCTTCTtcataaagacaaaacaaaagaagaatcAGATACTACTGAGAGACTCCAGATAAGTGATCAAGGATTTCAAGAAAAATATGATAAGAAAATGCAGctagttaattttaaaaacagaagagccAGTGCTAATGACATAATAGGAGGAAGTTGCTATAATTTAATAGGCTTAAGTAGAATGCATGTTCTATCCTCTAACATCAAACCAAGGTGCTATTCATTAGAAGGAATTGTAGATTTACCAGGGAGTTCAAGTAAAGAGGTCTCCAGTGTCTTCCATCAATCTGTTCTGAACATAGAAGGACAAAATAATATGCAATCTTTAGGGTCTGAGACCAAACAGGAATCCCTGATGAATCTTCATTCAGAGGAAGGTATTCAGAAGCCATTCTCTGTTGGTTATAAGAGAACCTCTACTTTGACCATTCAAGACCAAGAGGAGTTATATAATGGAAAGTGCAAACCGAAACAGCTTTGTAGATCTCAGAGTTTACTTTTAAGAAGTAGTACAAGAAGGAATAGTTATATTAATATGCCAGTGGCTGAAATTATCATGAAACCAAATCTTGAACAAGGCAGCACCAGTGTGCAAACAGCTATGGAAGGTGAACTCGGAGAGTCTAGTACCACAATCAATAAAAGACTCTGCAAAAGCACAATAGAACTTTCAGAAAACTCTTTACCTCCAGCTTCTTCTATGTTGACTGGCACACAAA GTTTGCTGCAACCTCATTTAGAGAGGGTTGCCATCGATGCACTGCAGTTATGTTGTTTGTTACTTCCCCCACCAAATCGTAGAAAGCTTCAACTTTTAATGCGCATGATTTCTCGAATGAGTCAAAATGTTGATATGCCCCAACTTCATGATGCAATGGGTACAAGATCACTG ATGATACACACTTTTTCTCGGAGTGTGTTACGCTGTGCTGAAGAAGTAGATCTTGATGAGCTTCTTGCTGCAAGATTAGTATCTTTCTTGATGGACCATCAACAGGAAATTCTTCAAGTGCCTTCTTACCTACTGGCTGCAGTAGAGAAACATCTTGACTACTTAAGAAAGGGCCATGTATGTATT ATTAAAAATCCTGGAGATGGAGTGATTGCTCCTTTGCCAACATATTCATACTGTAAGCAGATCAGTGCTCAGGAGTTTGATGAACAGAAAGTTTCTACCTCTCAAGCTGCAATTGCAGAACTTTTagagaatattattaaaaataagagtttgcctctaaaggagaaaaggagaaaaataaaacag TTTCAGAAGGAATATCCCTTAATATATCAGAAAAGATTTCCAACCTCTGAAAGTGAAGCAGCACTTTTTGGTGACAAACCTACAATCAAGCAACCAATGCTATTTTTAAGAAAACCAAAGTTTCGTAGTTTAAGATACTAA
- the DEPDC1 gene encoding DEP domain-containing protein 1A isoform X3, with product MENRDVPPGPYRATKLWNEITTSFRVGMPLRKHRQHFKKYGNCFTAGEAVDWLYDLLRTNSNFGPEVTRQQTIQLLRKFLKNHVIEDIKGKWGTENLDDNSQLFRFPTSSPLKTLPRRHPELRKNNIENFSKDKDSIFKLRNLSRRTPKKHGLHFSQENSEKMNCEIIEEDQENLAENREISQKDVEEVWRYVILIYLQTVLGVSSLEEVINPKQVIPQYIMYNMTNTSKHGVVILQDKSDDLPHWVLSAMKCLANWPRSNDMNNPTYIGFERDVFRTIADYFLDLPEPLLTFEYYELFVNILVVCGYVTVSDRPRGIHKIQDDPQSSKILHLNNLNSFKSTECLLLSLLHKDKTKEESDTTERLQISDQGFQEKYDKKMQLVNFKNRRASANDIIGGSCYNLIGLSRMHVLSSNIKPRCYSLEGIVDLPGSSSKEVSSVFHQSVLNIEGQNNMQSLGSETKQESLMNLHSEEGIQKPFSVGYKRTSTLTIQDQEELYNGKCKPKQLCRSQSLLLRSSTRRNSYINMPVAEIIMKPNLEQGSTSVQTAMEGELGESSTTINKRLCKSTIELSENSLPPASSMLTGTQSLLQPHLERVAIDALQLCCLLLPPPNRRKLQLLMRMISRMSQNVDMPQLHDAMGTRSLGDSPSKNTGMGCHAFLQGIFPNPGVPHCGQILYHLSHQASPRILESVAYPFLASPGELPNSGAPYLYGINGICVFTNKSVTKLKKKLSLL from the exons tgGAATGAAATTACCACATCTTTTCGAGTGGGAATGCCcctaagaaaacataggcaacacTTCAAAAAATATGGCAACTGTTTTACAGCAGGAGAAGCAGTGGACTGGCTTTATGACCTATTAAGAACTAATAGCAATTTTGGTCCTGAAGTTACAAGGCAACAGACTATCCAGCTATTGAGAAAATTTCTTAAGAATCATGTAATTGAAGATATCAAAGGCAAATGGGGGACAGAAAATCTTGATGACAACAGTCAGCTATTCAG ATTTCCTACAAGTTCTCCACTTAAAACTCTTCCACGAAGGCATCCAGAATTGAGAAAAAACAACATAGAGAATTTTTCCAAAGATAaagatagtatttttaaattgcgAAACTTATCTCGAAGAACCCCTAAAAAACATGGACTACATTTCTCTCAg gaaaattcagagaaaatgaaCTGTGAAATAATCGAGGAAGATCAAGAAAATTTAgctgaaaacagagaaataagccagaaagatgTTGAAGAAGTTTGGAGATATGTTATTCTGATCTA CCTGCAAACCGTTCTAGGTGTATCCTCCCTAGAAGAAGTCATAAATCCCAAACAAGTAATTCCTCAgtatataatgtacaacatgaccAATACAAGTAAACACGGAGTAGTTATACTGCAAGACAAATCAG ATGATCTTCCTCACTGGGtactatctgccatgaagtgccTAGCAAATT GGCCAAGAAGTAATGATATGAATAATCCAACTTATATTGGATTTGAGCGAGATGTATTCAGAACAATTGCAGATTATTTTCTAGATCTCCCTGAACCTCTACTTACCTTTGAATATTATGAATTATTTGTGAACATTTTGG TTGTTTGTGGCTACGTCACAGTTTCAGATAGACCCAGAGGGATACATAAAATCCAAGATGATCCACAGTCTTCAAAAATTCTTCATTTAAACAATCTGAATTCCTTCAAATCAACTGAGTGTCTTCTTCTCAGTCTTCTtcataaagacaaaacaaaagaagaatcAGATACTACTGAGAGACTCCAGATAAGTGATCAAGGATTTCAAGAAAAATATGATAAGAAAATGCAGctagttaattttaaaaacagaagagccAGTGCTAATGACATAATAGGAGGAAGTTGCTATAATTTAATAGGCTTAAGTAGAATGCATGTTCTATCCTCTAACATCAAACCAAGGTGCTATTCATTAGAAGGAATTGTAGATTTACCAGGGAGTTCAAGTAAAGAGGTCTCCAGTGTCTTCCATCAATCTGTTCTGAACATAGAAGGACAAAATAATATGCAATCTTTAGGGTCTGAGACCAAACAGGAATCCCTGATGAATCTTCATTCAGAGGAAGGTATTCAGAAGCCATTCTCTGTTGGTTATAAGAGAACCTCTACTTTGACCATTCAAGACCAAGAGGAGTTATATAATGGAAAGTGCAAACCGAAACAGCTTTGTAGATCTCAGAGTTTACTTTTAAGAAGTAGTACAAGAAGGAATAGTTATATTAATATGCCAGTGGCTGAAATTATCATGAAACCAAATCTTGAACAAGGCAGCACCAGTGTGCAAACAGCTATGGAAGGTGAACTCGGAGAGTCTAGTACCACAATCAATAAAAGACTCTGCAAAAGCACAATAGAACTTTCAGAAAACTCTTTACCTCCAGCTTCTTCTATGTTGACTGGCACACAAA GTTTGCTGCAACCTCATTTAGAGAGGGTTGCCATCGATGCACTGCAGTTATGTTGTTTGTTACTTCCCCCACCAAATCGTAGAAAGCTTCAACTTTTAATGCGCATGATTTCTCGAATGAGTCAAAATGTTGATATGCCCCAACTTCATGATGCAATGGGTACAAGATCACTG ggcgattctccaagcaagaatactggaatgggttgccatgccttcctccaagggatctttcctaacccaggtgtcccacattgcgggcagattctttaccatctgagccaccaggcaagcccaagaatactggagtcggtagcctatcccttcctggcttctccaggggaacttcccaactcaggggcaCCATATTTATATGGTATTAATGGAATCTGTGTATTTACTAATAAAAGCGTgacaaagttaaagaaaaagcTAAGTCTTCTGTAG
- the DEPDC1 gene encoding DEP domain-containing protein 1A isoform X4, producing MENRDVPPGPYRATKLWNEITTSFRVGMPLRKHRQHFKKYGNCFTAGEAVDWLYDLLRTNSNFGPEVTRQQTIQLLRKFLKNHVIEDIKGKWGTENLDDNSQLFRFPTSSPLKTLPRRHPELRKNNIENFSKDKDSIFKLRNLSRRTPKKHGLHFSQENSEKMNCEIIEEDQENLAENREISQKDVEEVWRYVILIYLQTVLGVSSLEEVINPKQVIPQYIMYNMTNTSKHGVVILQDKSDDLPHWVLSAMKCLANWPRSNDMNNPTYIGFERDVFRTIADYFLDLPEPLLTFEYYELFVNILGLLQPHLERVAIDALQLCCLLLPPPNRRKLQLLMRMISRMSQNVDMPQLHDAMGTRSLMIHTFSRSVLRCAEEVDLDELLAARLVSFLMDHQQEILQVPSYLLAAVEKHLDYLRKGHIKNPGDGVIAPLPTYSYCKQISAQEFDEQKVSTSQAAIAELLENIIKNKSLPLKEKRRKIKQFQKEYPLIYQKRFPTSESEAALFGDKPTIKQPMLFLRKPKFRSLRY from the exons tgGAATGAAATTACCACATCTTTTCGAGTGGGAATGCCcctaagaaaacataggcaacacTTCAAAAAATATGGCAACTGTTTTACAGCAGGAGAAGCAGTGGACTGGCTTTATGACCTATTAAGAACTAATAGCAATTTTGGTCCTGAAGTTACAAGGCAACAGACTATCCAGCTATTGAGAAAATTTCTTAAGAATCATGTAATTGAAGATATCAAAGGCAAATGGGGGACAGAAAATCTTGATGACAACAGTCAGCTATTCAG ATTTCCTACAAGTTCTCCACTTAAAACTCTTCCACGAAGGCATCCAGAATTGAGAAAAAACAACATAGAGAATTTTTCCAAAGATAaagatagtatttttaaattgcgAAACTTATCTCGAAGAACCCCTAAAAAACATGGACTACATTTCTCTCAg gaaaattcagagaaaatgaaCTGTGAAATAATCGAGGAAGATCAAGAAAATTTAgctgaaaacagagaaataagccagaaagatgTTGAAGAAGTTTGGAGATATGTTATTCTGATCTA CCTGCAAACCGTTCTAGGTGTATCCTCCCTAGAAGAAGTCATAAATCCCAAACAAGTAATTCCTCAgtatataatgtacaacatgaccAATACAAGTAAACACGGAGTAGTTATACTGCAAGACAAATCAG ATGATCTTCCTCACTGGGtactatctgccatgaagtgccTAGCAAATT GGCCAAGAAGTAATGATATGAATAATCCAACTTATATTGGATTTGAGCGAGATGTATTCAGAACAATTGCAGATTATTTTCTAGATCTCCCTGAACCTCTACTTACCTTTGAATATTATGAATTATTTGTGAACATTTTGG GTTTGCTGCAACCTCATTTAGAGAGGGTTGCCATCGATGCACTGCAGTTATGTTGTTTGTTACTTCCCCCACCAAATCGTAGAAAGCTTCAACTTTTAATGCGCATGATTTCTCGAATGAGTCAAAATGTTGATATGCCCCAACTTCATGATGCAATGGGTACAAGATCACTG ATGATACACACTTTTTCTCGGAGTGTGTTACGCTGTGCTGAAGAAGTAGATCTTGATGAGCTTCTTGCTGCAAGATTAGTATCTTTCTTGATGGACCATCAACAGGAAATTCTTCAAGTGCCTTCTTACCTACTGGCTGCAGTAGAGAAACATCTTGACTACTTAAGAAAGGGCCAT ATTAAAAATCCTGGAGATGGAGTGATTGCTCCTTTGCCAACATATTCATACTGTAAGCAGATCAGTGCTCAGGAGTTTGATGAACAGAAAGTTTCTACCTCTCAAGCTGCAATTGCAGAACTTTTagagaatattattaaaaataagagtttgcctctaaaggagaaaaggagaaaaataaaacag TTTCAGAAGGAATATCCCTTAATATATCAGAAAAGATTTCCAACCTCTGAAAGTGAAGCAGCACTTTTTGGTGACAAACCTACAATCAAGCAACCAATGCTATTTTTAAGAAAACCAAAGTTTCGTAGTTTAAGATACTAA
- the DEPDC1 gene encoding DEP domain-containing protein 1A isoform X2 → MENRDVPPGPYRATKLWNEITTSFRVGMPLRKHRQHFKKYGNCFTAGEAVDWLYDLLRTNSNFGPEVTRQQTIQLLRKFLKNHVIEDIKGKWGTENLDDNSQLFRFPTSSPLKTLPRRHPELRKNNIENFSKDKDSIFKLRNLSRRTPKKHGLHFSQENSEKMNCEIIEEDQENLAENREISQKDVEEVWRYVILIYLQTVLGVSSLEEVINPKQVIPQYIMYNMTNTSKHGVVILQDKSDDLPHWVLSAMKCLANWPRSNDMNNPTYIGFERDVFRTIADYFLDLPEPLLTFEYYELFVNILVVCGYVTVSDRPRGIHKIQDDPQSSKILHLNNLNSFKSTECLLLSLLHKDKTKEESDTTERLQISDQGFQEKYDKKMQLVNFKNRRASANDIIGGSCYNLIGLSRMHVLSSNIKPRCYSLEGIVDLPGSSSKEVSSVFHQSVLNIEGQNNMQSLGSETKQESLMNLHSEEGIQKPFSVGYKRTSTLTIQDQEELYNGKCKPKQLCRSQSLLLRSSTRRNSYINMPVAEIIMKPNLEQGSTSVQTAMEGELGESSTTINKRLCKSTIELSENSLPPASSMLTGTQSLLQPHLERVAIDALQLCCLLLPPPNRRKLQLLMRMISRMSQNVDMPQLHDAMGTRSLMIHTFSRSVLRCAEEVDLDELLAARLVSFLMDHQQEILQVPSYLLAAVEKHLDYLRKGHIKNPGDGVIAPLPTYSYCKQISAQEFDEQKVSTSQAAIAELLENIIKNKSLPLKEKRRKIKQFQKEYPLIYQKRFPTSESEAALFGDKPTIKQPMLFLRKPKFRSLRY, encoded by the exons tgGAATGAAATTACCACATCTTTTCGAGTGGGAATGCCcctaagaaaacataggcaacacTTCAAAAAATATGGCAACTGTTTTACAGCAGGAGAAGCAGTGGACTGGCTTTATGACCTATTAAGAACTAATAGCAATTTTGGTCCTGAAGTTACAAGGCAACAGACTATCCAGCTATTGAGAAAATTTCTTAAGAATCATGTAATTGAAGATATCAAAGGCAAATGGGGGACAGAAAATCTTGATGACAACAGTCAGCTATTCAG ATTTCCTACAAGTTCTCCACTTAAAACTCTTCCACGAAGGCATCCAGAATTGAGAAAAAACAACATAGAGAATTTTTCCAAAGATAaagatagtatttttaaattgcgAAACTTATCTCGAAGAACCCCTAAAAAACATGGACTACATTTCTCTCAg gaaaattcagagaaaatgaaCTGTGAAATAATCGAGGAAGATCAAGAAAATTTAgctgaaaacagagaaataagccagaaagatgTTGAAGAAGTTTGGAGATATGTTATTCTGATCTA CCTGCAAACCGTTCTAGGTGTATCCTCCCTAGAAGAAGTCATAAATCCCAAACAAGTAATTCCTCAgtatataatgtacaacatgaccAATACAAGTAAACACGGAGTAGTTATACTGCAAGACAAATCAG ATGATCTTCCTCACTGGGtactatctgccatgaagtgccTAGCAAATT GGCCAAGAAGTAATGATATGAATAATCCAACTTATATTGGATTTGAGCGAGATGTATTCAGAACAATTGCAGATTATTTTCTAGATCTCCCTGAACCTCTACTTACCTTTGAATATTATGAATTATTTGTGAACATTTTGG TTGTTTGTGGCTACGTCACAGTTTCAGATAGACCCAGAGGGATACATAAAATCCAAGATGATCCACAGTCTTCAAAAATTCTTCATTTAAACAATCTGAATTCCTTCAAATCAACTGAGTGTCTTCTTCTCAGTCTTCTtcataaagacaaaacaaaagaagaatcAGATACTACTGAGAGACTCCAGATAAGTGATCAAGGATTTCAAGAAAAATATGATAAGAAAATGCAGctagttaattttaaaaacagaagagccAGTGCTAATGACATAATAGGAGGAAGTTGCTATAATTTAATAGGCTTAAGTAGAATGCATGTTCTATCCTCTAACATCAAACCAAGGTGCTATTCATTAGAAGGAATTGTAGATTTACCAGGGAGTTCAAGTAAAGAGGTCTCCAGTGTCTTCCATCAATCTGTTCTGAACATAGAAGGACAAAATAATATGCAATCTTTAGGGTCTGAGACCAAACAGGAATCCCTGATGAATCTTCATTCAGAGGAAGGTATTCAGAAGCCATTCTCTGTTGGTTATAAGAGAACCTCTACTTTGACCATTCAAGACCAAGAGGAGTTATATAATGGAAAGTGCAAACCGAAACAGCTTTGTAGATCTCAGAGTTTACTTTTAAGAAGTAGTACAAGAAGGAATAGTTATATTAATATGCCAGTGGCTGAAATTATCATGAAACCAAATCTTGAACAAGGCAGCACCAGTGTGCAAACAGCTATGGAAGGTGAACTCGGAGAGTCTAGTACCACAATCAATAAAAGACTCTGCAAAAGCACAATAGAACTTTCAGAAAACTCTTTACCTCCAGCTTCTTCTATGTTGACTGGCACACAAA GTTTGCTGCAACCTCATTTAGAGAGGGTTGCCATCGATGCACTGCAGTTATGTTGTTTGTTACTTCCCCCACCAAATCGTAGAAAGCTTCAACTTTTAATGCGCATGATTTCTCGAATGAGTCAAAATGTTGATATGCCCCAACTTCATGATGCAATGGGTACAAGATCACTG ATGATACACACTTTTTCTCGGAGTGTGTTACGCTGTGCTGAAGAAGTAGATCTTGATGAGCTTCTTGCTGCAAGATTAGTATCTTTCTTGATGGACCATCAACAGGAAATTCTTCAAGTGCCTTCTTACCTACTGGCTGCAGTAGAGAAACATCTTGACTACTTAAGAAAGGGCCAT ATTAAAAATCCTGGAGATGGAGTGATTGCTCCTTTGCCAACATATTCATACTGTAAGCAGATCAGTGCTCAGGAGTTTGATGAACAGAAAGTTTCTACCTCTCAAGCTGCAATTGCAGAACTTTTagagaatattattaaaaataagagtttgcctctaaaggagaaaaggagaaaaataaaacag TTTCAGAAGGAATATCCCTTAATATATCAGAAAAGATTTCCAACCTCTGAAAGTGAAGCAGCACTTTTTGGTGACAAACCTACAATCAAGCAACCAATGCTATTTTTAAGAAAACCAAAGTTTCGTAGTTTAAGATACTAA